The Corynebacterium freiburgense region GAAGTAGTCCGCGATGATGGTGCTATTGAAAAAGCCGTTGATGAAGCACTTGCGGCGAATCCTGACATTGTAGAAAAGTACAAGGCAGGCAATAAGAAAGTTGCTGGCGCAATTGTAGGTGCTGTAATGAAGGCGACTCGTGGTAAAGCCGATCCAGCATTGGTGAACAAGCTTATTGCGGAAAAGTGCAGTTAAATTAGCTTTCACCTACTGGAGTATTCTGCGTATTAATGCAGGATAAGTCGGACCGCGATTCCGATCATTACTACACCGATTATTGCATTGACAATACGCCAGGTTTGCGGATTTGATAATGGCGTGGCAAGTTTTGCTGCGCCATAACCGATAGTTGGGAACCATATAAAACTGGCAGCGAGTGCGCCAGCAGCGAAATACCAACGGCCCGTAAGTCCATGTTGATTTGCAAGGTTGCCTAGCATTACCAATGTGTCTAAATATGCTGCAGGGTTAAGCCATGTCATTACGATCGCGGCAAGCGCTGGTTTTTTCCAATCTGGTTGGATTTTTTGTTGGCTTACCGTGGTCCGCTGTTTTACCTTTACATTCGAACTTGTAGCAGATTGGTCCGGCGCTACTTGATCAAAAGAGTTTGAAGGCGATATTTCTGTCTGTTTTGAACCACTATCGGTGGGTAAAGTTCGAGGTTTCCAAGCATCTTTAAAGCAACTCGCAGCGAAGTAAAGAAGATAGAAAAACCCAAACCATTTTAGGGCGATAAGTACTATTGGGGCGCGTTCCACGAGGACACCTACGCCGGCGGTACCGCCGAGGATAAGTAGGACGTCGGAAAGTAAGCAAATGATTATCACAGCGGTGACTCCGACTCGCGCAATGCCCTGGCGGATTAAGAGTGCATTCTGGGGGCCAATGGCGATAATAAGGGACAAGCCCATTAGAAAACCGTTGATAAAAATGCTCATAATGCAACATTGTGACCCAAACTCTACATAAGTAAAAATTAATGACTTTGAAGTTGGGTTAGAATCTCTAATATGAACTTGAAGCATTTAGCCACACTTCTTGCGGTCCTTGATGAAGGTAGCTTTGAAGCAGCGGCGGACTCCC contains the following coding sequences:
- a CDS encoding LysE/ArgO family amino acid transporter, with protein sequence MSIFINGFLMGLSLIIAIGPQNALLIRQGIARVGVTAVIIICLLSDVLLILGGTAGVGVLVERAPIVLIALKWFGFFYLLYFAASCFKDAWKPRTLPTDSGSKQTEISPSNSFDQVAPDQSATSSNVKVKQRTTVSQQKIQPDWKKPALAAIVMTWLNPAAYLDTLVMLGNLANQHGLTGRWYFAAGALAASFIWFPTIGYGAAKLATPLSNPQTWRIVNAIIGVVMIGIAVRLILH